In the genome of Pseudorca crassidens isolate mPseCra1 chromosome 14, mPseCra1.hap1, whole genome shotgun sequence, one region contains:
- the FHL2 gene encoding four and a half LIM domains protein 2 isoform X2, translating to MTERFDCHHCEDSLFGRKYILREERPYCVACFEALFASTCEECGKLIGCDCKDLSYKDRHWHEACFHCSRCRGSLVDKPFAAKEDQLLCTDCYSQEYSSRCQECKKSIMPGTRKMEYKGSSWHETCFICHRCQQPIGTKSFIPKDGQNFCVPCYERQYALQCVQCKKPITSGGVTYREQPWHRECFVCTACKKPLSGQRFTSRDEFAYCLGCFCDLYAKKCAGCASPISGLGGTKYISFEERQWHNDCFNCKKCSLSLVGRGFLTERDDILCPDCGKDI from the exons ATGACCGAGCGCTTCGACTGCCACCACTGCGAGGACTCCCTCTTCGGCAGGAAGTACATCCTGCGGGAGGAGCGGCCCTACTGCGTGGCCTGCTTCGAGGCCCTCTTCGCCAGCACGTGCGAGGAGTGCGGGAAGCTGATTGGCTGCGACTGCAAG GACTTGTCCTACAAGGACCGACACTGGCACGAGGCCTGTTTCCACTGCTCGCGGTGCAGGGGGTCCCTTGTGGACAAGCCGTTCGCTGCCAAGGAGGACCAGCTGCTCTGCACCGACTGCTACTCGCAGGAGTACTCGTCCCGCTGCCAGGAGTGCAAGAAGAGCATCATGCCAG GCACCCGTAAGATGGAATACAAGGGTAGCAGCTGGCACGAGACCTGCTTCATCTGCCATCGCTGCCAGCAGCCCATCGGAACCAAGAGCTTCATCCCGAAGGACGGCCAGAACTTCTGCGTGCCCTGCTATGAAAGGCAGTATGCCTTGCAGTGCGTTCAGTGCAAAAAG CCCATCACCAGCGGGGGCGTCACGTACCGGGAGCAGCCCTGGCACCGCGAGTGCTTCGTGTGCACCGCCTGCAAGAAGCCTCTGTCCGGCCAGCGCTTCACGTCCCGCGACGAGTTCGCCTACTGCCTGGGCTGCTTCTGCGACCTGTACGCCAAGAAATGCGCCGGCTGCGCCAGCCCCATCAGCG GACTGGGCGGCACTAAGTACATCTCCTTTGAGGAGCGGCAGTGGCACAACGACTGCTTTAACTGCAAGAAGTGCTCGCTGTCGCTGGTGGGGCGAGGCTTCCTCACGGAGAGGGACGACATCCTGTGCCCTGACTGCGGGAAGGACATCTGA
- the FHL2 gene encoding four and a half LIM domains protein 2 isoform X1, with product MPGGARWWHKSGARMTERFDCHHCEDSLFGRKYILREERPYCVACFEALFASTCEECGKLIGCDCKDLSYKDRHWHEACFHCSRCRGSLVDKPFAAKEDQLLCTDCYSQEYSSRCQECKKSIMPGTRKMEYKGSSWHETCFICHRCQQPIGTKSFIPKDGQNFCVPCYERQYALQCVQCKKPITSGGVTYREQPWHRECFVCTACKKPLSGQRFTSRDEFAYCLGCFCDLYAKKCAGCASPISGLGGTKYISFEERQWHNDCFNCKKCSLSLVGRGFLTERDDILCPDCGKDI from the exons GTGGCACAAATCTGGTGCCAGGATGACCGAGCGCTTCGACTGCCACCACTGCGAGGACTCCCTCTTCGGCAGGAAGTACATCCTGCGGGAGGAGCGGCCCTACTGCGTGGCCTGCTTCGAGGCCCTCTTCGCCAGCACGTGCGAGGAGTGCGGGAAGCTGATTGGCTGCGACTGCAAG GACTTGTCCTACAAGGACCGACACTGGCACGAGGCCTGTTTCCACTGCTCGCGGTGCAGGGGGTCCCTTGTGGACAAGCCGTTCGCTGCCAAGGAGGACCAGCTGCTCTGCACCGACTGCTACTCGCAGGAGTACTCGTCCCGCTGCCAGGAGTGCAAGAAGAGCATCATGCCAG GCACCCGTAAGATGGAATACAAGGGTAGCAGCTGGCACGAGACCTGCTTCATCTGCCATCGCTGCCAGCAGCCCATCGGAACCAAGAGCTTCATCCCGAAGGACGGCCAGAACTTCTGCGTGCCCTGCTATGAAAGGCAGTATGCCTTGCAGTGCGTTCAGTGCAAAAAG CCCATCACCAGCGGGGGCGTCACGTACCGGGAGCAGCCCTGGCACCGCGAGTGCTTCGTGTGCACCGCCTGCAAGAAGCCTCTGTCCGGCCAGCGCTTCACGTCCCGCGACGAGTTCGCCTACTGCCTGGGCTGCTTCTGCGACCTGTACGCCAAGAAATGCGCCGGCTGCGCCAGCCCCATCAGCG GACTGGGCGGCACTAAGTACATCTCCTTTGAGGAGCGGCAGTGGCACAACGACTGCTTTAACTGCAAGAAGTGCTCGCTGTCGCTGGTGGGGCGAGGCTTCCTCACGGAGAGGGACGACATCCTGTGCCCTGACTGCGGGAAGGACATCTGA